A section of the Carya illinoinensis cultivar Pawnee chromosome 12, C.illinoinensisPawnee_v1, whole genome shotgun sequence genome encodes:
- the LOC122290461 gene encoding glyoxylate/hydroxypyruvate reductase HPR3-like, whose amino-acid sequence MSAIENVNIPSGNEEEADRRPLVLVHRLPRFALPFDMRTTFRLLDPIASAADEPHQDFLSRHAPSIRALITVGPTPVNADLLDLLPSLRLVVGSSAGVDHIDLNECRRRGIAVTNAGSAFSEDVADYAVALLLDVFRRISAADRFVRSGSWPRKPEYPLGFKLGGKRVGIVGLGSIGSEVAKRLVAFGCRIAYNSRNKKPSAPYTYHANVCDLAVNSDVIVVCCALTKETHHIINKDVMTALGKGGVIINVGRGALVDEKELVQYLTRGEIGGAGLDVFEKEPDVPKELFTLDNVVLSPHRAVLTPESFEAVREVMTANLNAFFSDKPLLSPVQYE is encoded by the exons ATGTCTGCTATTGAAAACGTCAACATCCCAAGTGGGAACGAAGAAGAAGCAGACCGCCGGCCTCTCGTGCTGGTACACCGCCTCCCCAGGTTCGCTCTCCCGTTCGACATGCGGACAACCTTCCGCCTTCTCGACCCAATTGCCTCCGCTGCCGATGAGCCGCATCAGGACTTCCTCTCCCGCCACGCCCCGTCCATCCGCGCCCTTATCACCGTGGGCCCCACCCCAGTCAACGCCGACCTTCTCGATCTACTTCCTTCCCTTCGTCTCGTGGTGGGATCCAGCGCCGGCGTCGACCACATCGACCTTAATGAGTGCCGCCGCCGCGGCATTGCCGTCACAAACGCCGGCTCCGCATTCTCCGAGGACGTAGCAGACTACGCTGTCGCACTGTTGCTTGATGTCTTTCGTCGAATCTCGGCCGCTGACCGGTTTGTTCGGTCCGGGTCGTGGCCTCGAAAGCCAGAGTACCCGCTTGGCTTTAAG TTAGGGGGGAAAAGAGTCGGTATTGTGGGGCTAGGAAGTATCGGGTCTGAAGTTGCAAAAAGGCTAGTGGCATTCGGCTGCAGGATCGCCTACAACTCAAGGAACAAAAAGCCATCTGCACCTTATACTTACCATGCCAATGTCTGTGACCTCGCTGTTAATAGTGATGTTATTGTTGTCTGTTGTGCACTAACAAAAGAAACACACCATATAATCAACAAAGATGTTATGACGGCTTTGGGAAAGGGAGGGGTTATAATTAATGTTGGACGAGGTGCTCTTGTCGATGAGAAGGAACTGGTGCAATATTTGACCCGTGGGGAGATTGGTGGTGCAGGTCTTGATGTGTTTGAGAAAGAGCCTGATGTTCCTAAAGAGCTATTTACGCTGGATAATGTGGTCTTGTCCCCACATCGTGCTGTCCTGACCCCAGAATCATTTGAAGCAGTGCGCGAGGTGATGACAGCCAACTTGAATGCTTTCTTTTCAGATAAACCTTTGCTCTCGCCTGTGCAATATGAATAA